Within Carettochelys insculpta isolate YL-2023 chromosome 21, ASM3395843v1, whole genome shotgun sequence, the genomic segment ACATTTAACAGCACAAAAGCACTTGAAAGTCAATGTGCTACTTTCTCTTGGATCACTTTTTCTTCTGGCTTTTGATGGGACTAAAATCTTACCTTGAGTTCACTAAGCTACAGGCGATGTGTTCGCAGCTCTTATTGCCCTGATTGTGTGTTGTCCATGATGGGTTTTAATAACAGGAGACAAATTGATCTCATCTCCCAGTGTTTGGGATGTAACAAGCTGATAAGTATTAGAGGGGTGGACAGATTAGTCTATCTTCAAAGaccacaagaagtcctttggcaccttatagactaagatatttttggaccataagctttcataaacaaaaacccgcttcgtcagatgcatgagcgggggttccagaggagcgtcaaaatttataggctcatgagaAGGAGGAAGTCCCAATCAAAAGGAGGGccggagttgacaaggtcagttcagtcagggaggatatggcccattatcggtagcTAATGTagagttcaacaagaagtcctgtggcaccttatagactaacagatatttttggagcataagctttcgtgggcaaagacccgcttcatcagatgcatggggggggaccgagttccagaggggtatttaaagagtggggtccaagtaaaagggagggccagagctgacaaggtgtatttagcaaggtggaaatggcccattatcagtagtatggatcaaaataggaaaaaacaaatcagatcagacaggaggatgtggGCCCTTtgccagagtctaatggggagatattaacacccagggcagagaagctgctttcgtaagggaccagccactcccagtttctgtttaatccttggttgatggagtcaaatttgcaaataaattgcagctcagagatttctctctccatttgatttttgaactttctttgttttaggactgctacttttaaatctgttactgagcgtccagggagattgaagagctctcccacaggtttctgtacattagtgttcctgatgtctgatttatgtccatttattcttttacatagagactgtccagtttggccaatgtaaattgtagtggggtattgctggcacatgacggcatatattagtagatgtgcaggtaaaggagccccctgatggtatggtttaTGTTAAGTCCTGTTATGATATCACTGGCGTAGATAGGTGAGCAGaattggcagtgaggtttgttacagggattggttctaggtttagagttactgtggtgttaTCTattgttgctggtgagaatttgtttaaggctggcaggctgtctgtaggcaaggacaggcctgcctcccaaggtctgcgacagtgaaagatcattgtccaggatgggttgccgATCACTGGTCATGTGTTGGAGAGgtcttaggtaggggctgtatgtgatggtcagtggtctCTTGTTctccttgagaggcctgtcttatagcaggtggcttctgggtacccgtctggctctgtcagtctgtttcctcacttccttaggtcaGTAttatagtttgaggaaagcttggtaaaggtcttgtacatgtttgtctctgtctgatggatcagagcaaatacagttctACCTTAGTGCCTCACTGtgtacaatggatcatgtagagTTCtcaacatcaagagaggagaaactgcttttgcaattggccagccactcccagtctctgttcaatccttggttgatggtgtcagcTGATAAGAATCATACAGTTGAGATGGCACTGGAGTCAGCTGTCATTTATCTTCCTTATTCTCTTCTTACTGCAAATGAAGATAAGAGCTGCTATATTGAGTCAGATCATGGCCCATCTTGCCCAATATCCTCTCTCTGACAGTGGCCCACACCAGAGTTTCAGAGGTATtgtacagaacagggcaattacgGCGTGTTCCACCCCTACCTTCCAGTTGTGGCTTCTAGCAGCAAGATATTTAGGATAGCTCTGGGCATGGAGTTGCATCGTTGCCCctcttggctaatagtcattaatgGATCTAGCCTTCGTCAACTTATTCAAGTTTTTCTGAGCCCACTTTCTCAACATCCAGGGTTtgttgtgtgtggggaggggagtggggaaatACTACATGTTTGTATTAAACTTACTGCCAGTTAGTTTATTTGGCTGAGCCCTGGCTTTTGTACCATGAGgaagggtaaataacacttctgtaATCACATTTTTTGCACCATTCATGACTTTTATAGACCCTGATCATCTCCCCATTtgtaagttttgttttttgttttgttttgttaaagctGAACAGCCCTAATGGTTTTTAGCCTGTCCTTGTGCGGAAGCCATTCTATACCCTTAATCATCTGTGTTGCTTTTCTTTTTACCTTCTTCAATTGAAAAAGATTACCATGGAGATGAAGCAAGCAGAACTGGAGATCATATTGAAAGTCTAGAGAGACAATGGCTCTGTAGTGTCGTCATGCTGTTTTCTGTCTTACTCTGTCCTTTTTCCTAATAGTTCCTGTTAACCTTTTTGACCActgctgtgcatggtgggggaagtCTTCAGAGGATtttccacagtgactccaaggcCTGTCTTGGATAGACACTGCTAATTTATAACCCATTGTTGTATATATCTAGGTGGGCTTATTATTCTTCCAAATTATTGGGCAAATTATTTTTCCAGCAATAAATTTAATCGGCCACTTTGTTGCCCTGTCACCCAGGCTCATACTTGCCTCATGCTCCGTGCTTTtattgtgccagtactgagtactggcacctcagctgccccagcaatgggattggctgagggaaggagagagtggagctggctgagtcccagcacctcttttaaaacaaaaaaaagtcactgcTCTTGCTCCTTTCCCTACAGGGATGCTACACTTCCCAGTGTCATTTTAGAACAGCTGTAAAAGCCTAGTGACTGAATACCTTGTTAATGTGACAGATTACTTCTCTTACTGCCTCTAATGTAGCAAGTCCTTTCTCACACAGGCACATTGGGTTTATGTTTTGGTACAAGGTAGCTGTCTGGTACTGCATTAGCTCATTTGTTCTTGGAAAAGACTTTCCAGCCTGGCTTCTTCTGTATTTTATGGCAATAGTAAGTCTTAGAATTGACTGGGCTGCCCTCTTGATTTAAGCATTAATGCCTGCCTGGAAAGGGCATTTTCTGCTGATTATGGTTATTTGGGGGTGCTGAGCATCTAAAGCAAAATGCCTGGATGCTCCAAGGAAAACTTATTGTCTACACAAATTGGGTGgccaaaataatttttcttgtgtTTATCTATCTGCCCTTCAGGTGAGTTCCCCTCTTAAATCATCTGCTCCTAATTCACTGAGCGAGTATGAGGTTCTGCCTAATGGCTGTGAAGCTCATTGGGAAGTGGTAGAACGGATCCTGTTTATCTATGCCAAGCTGAATCCTGGGATAGCCTATGTCCAGGGAATGAATGAAATAGTGGGGCCTCTTTACTATACCTTTGCCACTGATCCCAACAATGACTGGAAAGGTAAGCGATCGGGGTGCTTGAGTGACTTGCACCACTGCGAGCAGTAGTTGTTGCAGGGAAGGGTTATAAAAGCAGCTGTGGAGGAGGCTTTCCCCATACCAGGCCTCTGATGAAAGCTGGTGGTTCTGAGACAGTGCTTGGAAAGAGCCTCCTGGGAAGTAAGGAAATCGTGTCTGATGCACTTCTGTGAGAGCAATGAGAGAGCTGTCTGTCAAAACTCATGAATTTGGACTTCGAGCGCTTTCACTGTTATGGTCTGTGCATATAGAACCAGCTGTTTGGTAGCAGGGGCCATCAGCAGGTGTTTTACAGATGCTACCTGGAGAGCTGGTACAGGAACATGCAGGCTCATTAATATTTATTGTGGCCATATAGTGAATTGGCTCTTGGgggactggctgagctgcaaGAATCCAGTTTTTCCAGTGGGTAGTAATCCAGCCACAGATCAGCTGAGGAGGCATAGAGGGGCTGATCAGGCAGATTATTTGACAAAAATTACTGGAAGGCTTGGGAGAGGACATACGCAATTGGATTTCAGGGTCCCTGCTGCTAAGAGAACTGTCAGCCTTGACATCTACACTGGATTATGTGCATGAAGGTCCAGAGACAGTGCCTAAACTTTGTTCAGTCCACACAAGCCAAGAACATGTGGGATCCATGGTTTGAGCCTAATAAGTATCTAGTAGGGGAAGCTTACCATGCTTGCAACAGCTTCCTTCTGCTCTTCCTTATACCACTCCTATGTATCTCTTTCAGAACATGCAGAAGCAGATACATTTTTCTGCTTCACCAACCTAATGGCTGAGATCCGGGACAACTTTATTAAGAGTCTGGATGATTCTCAGTGTGGCATCACCTACAAGATGGAGAAGGTTTACTCCACTCTGAAGGAGAAAGATGTAGAGCTGTACCTGAAATTGGTGAGAAGTCAGACGCTTATTTTGGCCCTGATTGGAATGAAGGCAAAGATGAGTGGTGAATCTTTGTCCCGCTTCCAGATAGAACTTGCTTTCTGTCTTAATTTGTAACAGTGCCTAGGTAGTACGGCCCTGGCTGGTTAGAAGTAGTTTGAATTAACTAAAGAGCTTTTTTCCCCAAGAAAAGTTGTCTTGAGTGGATGCAACATGAAGTATCTACAGGACAAACTGCTCTTGCCACATTGAACGTCTAGCCCAGATTATAATGATGTAGCAaatacttcaacaaaacaaagcagcagaaatgtagcactttaaagactaacaaagtgatttattcagtgatgagcttttgtgggacacacccactttgtctgatcaatctcattttcaatacagactgacatttataagtacagaggacccccaaaaaattgcaataaaaacgaCAAATCAAATAAGAttgaaggagggggtgagggtggggggaatgttaattgtcctgtctgagataattaggagcatcaaaagaagggaagcagtccttgtaatgtgtgaggtaactgatgtctgtTCGTaccatgtgttgaatttgaatacgaattcCAACTCACagatttctcactctaatctgttttgaAATTCTTGATGCtttaggacacaaattctcaggtctttaacagaatggcccactccattgaagtgttcactgaccagcttatgtgtattgagtttcttgatgtctggtctatgtccatttattctttggcaaaggctTTGCCCAgactgtccaatgtacatagtggcagggcattgttggcacataatggcatatataatgtttctggaagtgcatgagaatgtgccttttggtcttgtaactaacatggttaggtccagtgatggcatcccaAGAATAAATATGTGGGTGAAGTTGTCAGTGGGATTCATTGCAAGGAAGAATTCCAGGATTAGtcttactgtggtgtagcctgtggttgctggtgagaatctttctcaggttatgAGGTTGTCTATAGGTTGTCTGATCAGGATGCTACACGCCCAGATGGTTCTAGGTGACAAGCccgtcctttcctatagacaacctcctaagctgagaaataaatgattttgttagtctttaaagtgctacatttctgctgctttgttttgtttgaagtacagactaacacagctacctcttggtTACTAGCAAATACTTGTTCACCATTACAGAGGCAGAAAGCCATAACTCATTTACTCTAAAGCTGCTAACTGCATCAGCAAGAGGTGGTTTACCCAATGTCTCTGGCAACCTGGCTCAAAAGCTTAACTGAGAGTGGCTGAACTCAATATCTCCTCAGTCTCTAGCCTCTGCTTTTGTCCTCAGGCCAAATCTAGGTGCTCTTGCAAAGTTTCTTTACCAACCCAGAGTTACAGGTTTCTTCTCAAAGGGAACCAGTATGTTATTTCCATTACTTTAACATATCCCAATAGTATTTGTTTAATtatatttgtgttttaaaaagggGATCCTACCGTGACTTCAAGCATTTGTATTCTCTTCTGTCAGCACCATGTCACACTTGCCATGCTGGTAAACTGGCTTAATGCTGGGTTGGGTGGGGAGAAGAGTTGCTGGATCACCAGGAACACTTCTTGTAGGTCACAGTAGATGTTCCTTACAAGTCTCCCTTCTGTAGAATCCTGCAAATCTGAGGATATCTGTGGACTATTGTTTGGTGAAGACAGGTGAAATGTatccaaattttgtatccactCAGGGCCCTACCCTTCAGAATACCGAACTGACCTTATCTTGCTAAATATGTGGACCACAGTACAAAGTAGCATAGCTGCAGGCTGAAATCTTTGAGTTTCAATCTGTTGGCTGTCTGTGTGAACTGTCTGCAGGGCTCTGttctgtggtgggggggtgttttttgttttttttttccttctagccTTCTAATAGCTTTCcaaactagtatcagagaggtagccgggttagtctgtatcttcaaaaacgagaagtcctggtagtttataaggtgccacagatattttggagtaattGAAAGGAGAGGAAGTAGTGCTGAGCAAAACCTGTAAGTGAAACCCATGGCTCTCAGTGAGGTTTATGGCTTTTCTTAAAAGAGAAATTTTAAATTGATACAGCTCACCAGCCTAAATTTAAATCTAGGAAAGTAACAGTTCTATGACTTATCAGGAATCAGGTCCAGGCTTCTATCTGAGTCATAGATACTGAAGATAGAAGCATGTCCAGAGAGCTGTTCTTCAGAGCATAGTCATCTGTGGGGGTGGCTTTGTGGAGAAGCTTCGAAAGGAGGTGTGGCATATTATCTCCTAGCATGGGGCTAACGATACTTTGAAGCAGAAATGAGCAATTATAAAGTACAGGCTGATTTCTCCATATGGCACTGCAGGACACTAACGTATAATCAGGTTACTAGGAGGACGCCTGTGAGGCAGTGACAACCCATCTCTCTTGTCCAGATTGTTACAAGGAATTAATTATTGATTCTGATGTCTATCCAAAAGCAAGAGCAGAACATCAAGCCCCAATTCTTTGCCTTCCGTTGGCTGACGCTGCTGTTATCCCAAGAGTTCCTGTTACCAGACGTCATCCGTATCTGGGACTCACTCTTCGCTGATGACAACCGCTTTGATTTTCTGCTCCTTGTCTGTTGCGCCATGCTCACGTGAGTGCTGTGACAGCTGACACTGAGGAGGCTGACTCAGTTGTGTTCTCCTTGGTTTCCTAAGGCTGAGTCTCCCCTGTGCTGGGCAATATAAATATAGGCTGAGTGGTCCTCCACCCCATTCCCCACTTGCATCCACAGATAGAGGGGCCTCTTTTGCATGCAAGAGACATGAAATGAGCGTTCTGGTAAAAGGATGCAGCCATTCTTTCCACAATGGCAAAAGAAACAGGGCTCTTTGAGAAGGGTGGGAGGCATCTGGTGAGTTATGCGCATCTTAGTGGCTTACTTCTTGAGATGTTTTTGGACAAGGTACTAATGAGGCAAAAAGTGCTTAGATTAATGTAACTTCTCTTTCAGACTAATCCGGGATCAACTGCTGGAAGGGGACTTCACTCTGAATATGAGGCTGCTACAGGTAAGTGCTAAAAACTATTAGGAGTGGCAAAGACATGAAAGAGCACTTCATTCATAGAGATTTGCCTCTTTCACAATATGTGGATATGATAGAGGCAGCCCTCCTGGACTATAATTGCCAACTTCTGCTGATAATATTGAAACTGTTTGTTTGAAAAAGCTAAATACTTAATAAACTTCAAGGTGTGGTTTAGGATTAAGCATTAATGTCTACTGTGTGCTCCCCTTAGTTGGAAAACCCAGTGAGTCAAGTCTTGGCCAATAACTCTTCATAATCATACTTCTGTTTACTGGCTGTGCCTTTTAGGTGTTTGGGCTTCTTGGGATCTGTCTGATGCTGCTTCTCACTGTTGTCTTCTCTAATAGCAACCTTAGCCTCCATAGCTGATTTGCAGGAtatggctgtctggctacattgcTACCTTTTCCTGGCTGTTAATTTGCTCTTTCAACTCTAGTTATAAACACTGAGCTCTTGCCACTAGCACTAGGCTCAGTGCCTGCCTGGAATAGAGGATTCCTTCTGCTAACTCCTGAGTCAGTCTAATAACATGCTGAGCCTGTCAACTGTTCAGAGAGAGGCGTCGTTGTTAAACTGTCATCTCTTAATTGGGGGTCCCTCAGGATGAAAAGCCATGTGTTGGAAGAGTCCTGATTAAGAGAATTCTAATGCATCACATAAACTAAACTATTTTGGATCTTGGCATCCTAAATACAGACTTCCATTATGGAGATAGTCATTGTGTAATGCTGATTTATCCCTATGTTTTGGACTACCAAAATAATGTTCTGTAGAATGTACAAGACAGGTCAGTTATAAAACATACAAGAACATTGTTTAGTGATTCTAACTATAGAGGTAACGTGTTTTAAACCTCTATAAACACCAGGGTATTCATTAAGCTAGCTGCTAACACTGTAGAATTCTCTGCCCCATTAAAAGGAAGAATAGAGGCAATAAACGCCAAGGATATAAATtggttccttttttctttttttttctgccttttttttcttaaatgcagGATTATCCCATCTCTGATGTTCACCAGATTCTGAAGAAAGCGAAGGAGCTTCAGGATTCCAAATAGTCCATAGGCCTGGCAGTATGTGTGAGCAAAACTGTGCAGCAGCGTATCCTCGGAGACCACCTCATACTGCAGTGCATTGTCAGAGCTCTGCACTTCTCTGCTGGGTGTCTGGTTTTGTGTTCCAGCAATTGGCCTTCTTGAAGACGTCCACTCTGTTAGGTCAAGGACTGCCTATATCCCCTGCTAGATGGGTCCTGCACTCCAGGTTTTCATAATCTCAAACAACTCCATGCTGCCTTGTGCAGTGCTtcgtatttatttttaatgacttTAAGTTTGGGAAGATGGAAAGTTGTTTCACTACATATCCCTCAAAGTCTTATGAAATGAACTTTCCTTGTCATAGCATTATGGAAGCATGTGTTAATACACAGAAACTTCTGCATTAGGGGAAGGGACAGGCTGGGACCAGTAGGATTTTGGTGAGTATGGAGAAAGGAATGTCTCCATGTAAATACAATGTGTCACTTTGGCATCCTGCATTGTGCTGGTCTGAGCAGCTGCTGAATTTTGTCCCTTTTTATGTCTGCACTTTACCATCTTTTTTGAGTGCACAGAAAAGGTTCAGTTTCTTCCTGGTGAGTGGCAGGTGAGGATTCAAAACAACAGAGTCTTTCACAggaaagagactttaaaaagttgGGGTGGGAGAATGCTTCTACTGCTGGCTGCTTTATACAGTCTGATTTGTTCTCCCATATTCTTCCCCAGGATTGCCTGATCAAGGAGTTGTCACCTTGATGTTGACCTTACTTGGAAGCTAGAACTAAGTGTGTGGTTTTAATCAGTGTAGTTAATCTGTTAGTCAAACAAGCCTTTTATGGTACTCACAGTCTTAGAGCTCATTCCCTGCTGAGACTGCTTGTGTTCATTGCCATTGCTATGGCTCATGTTTACCCGAAAGCAAAGGCAGGATATCTAATTGCAAGCAGGCTCATGGAATGCAAGGGAAAGGCCTCCAGTGCTGTGCTACAAACATAAGTGTCTTTAGAAGAGACCTTATTAATGGGCATAATGATGGTTTTGCTCTTAAACTATTTGTATAATATTACCCAGAACACTCCAAGATTGAATAAACCGGGACAGACACTTGTCACACTTCTCTTCATGTCCTGTGGTACTCTGTGACTCAGACTCATGGATCAGATTAGAAGCCTATCTCTGGATGTGATCTATTGGAGTTAGAAGCAATTTGTTAACATTCTCTCGTCCCCTGGGAGAGTCCCCCTCCTTATGGGCAGTTCCTGAAGGAAGGAGAGATGCTCTATTAGTAATAAGAGGACAGTAATACCAGAGGGGGATAGTTATTAATGTGCTCCATTCAGATACAATGGATCAGGCCCAGTCTGCATAGATTGAGATTAGTAATAGGGAAACAAGTAGTGCTGGAATGATCCAAACTCCTAACCCACAGTTTGGGTCAAGTTAATATTTTGTAGAAGAAACCAGAGCAGCTGAGCATTGGAGCTGCTGCAAGAGCTCCTAAGCAGATGCGAACCTAAGGTGCTTTACTGTGCCTCTGCATTGCTGTCTAATGTGGGGATTGTTCTGTATTTATAAAATCTGTGTTTTGCATTATTATACCGATTTTTATTAGAGGTCAATTTTGTGCTTTCTCAGAGGTCTGCTTACCCTGGTGAGGAGACCTGGTAGCAAACTAGCCATAATTATACCATAACTGGGAAGTTGAGTCTTCAGATATCCTGTTCACGCTGCGTTCCAACTCCTAACGACTGGTCAAAGTTCCTTAGCTTAAGGAATTTCTAGAGgaatagtttttcttttttcgtGTGGGAGATGTTAACAGCTCTGATGGTGCCTGATATTTTACACTCATGCTTCTGTGTTGCTTCCAACTAGCAGTTTCTGTGAACCAGAATAAATGCTCCaatagtgaggatgcagcagctagGGTGTGGAGGTGAAGTTTTAAACAATCGGTAGCTGGGGTGATGTCTTCCCCTTAGGGATAGGTTCTTTCCCATAAAAATGGGTGGTTGAGGGAATGCCATAGCTCACATCTTACAAGCAACTatggctgcttcccctgccttTTAATCATGTGCGTCTGTGCTGGACAGGGTATGTTCTGAGAGAAGCTGATCCATCCCCTGTGCTAGGGAGGCCAGTACTGAGTAGCCTTTTGTAATTGTAACGACTACTACTGTACAAAGGCCTCAGACTGGATTATCACGCCTtttggcaaaactcccactggaaTCTTTGATGCTTGCCTGAATAAGGACTATAGGATTGGACCCCAAAAGTGGACAACTTCTCCAAAATGCTCTGGCTTCAGAGCTGTTCAAGATGTCCTTCATTAAAagtctctttccctctcctccagccatcACTTATTTATCTGAAGCTTATGTGCAGTCTTTTGAAATGTTCCATGATGCCTGAGTTGGGTGGATCACATTTACTTTTAAAGGagtcctccccatcctccaccacTACACACGCACTCGTTGGCAGGTCACAGTCCTGTGGTGGGTGAATAATGGTGGTAATCAAAAGAGTAAAACCTTTAATACATTCTGAAGTGCTATGTAGGTTTCTTTACAATAGATTAATTTGTGCTGTTGTCACATAAATTAGGTATAAAACTTACATTTGTGCAtagattctttttttaaatgtacaaattCTTGTGTTAAATAGAAACACTTTCACCACTGTGCAGGGAGTGAGAATTTAATAAGTTTCATATTTGGATTTAAATATTCCTTTGGTGTGTCTGTAACTCAAATGTTGCAGCACTTTGGTTTATGAGAATTTGACAGTGATTTTGACTGTCCTTTCTGCTTATTCATTCTGAATGAAGTGTAGAAAGCAAGTGAATAGTATGAGTGGTGAAGAGTTAATCTATTAACTTCAGATAGTCTAACCTGTGGTTGTCAAGGAAATGTTGGTTAACCAGGAACATGTCTTCTTTTAAAGAAGGCAATTCAAATCATACAGGTGAAAAAATGTACTCTGTAGGAAGGTTCAGGGGTGAAGCCAGCTTCTGCCGAAATCGGTGGAGTATTTCTGTTGGGAATGGGATCAGATGTTTAAGGAACACCATAGATGGCAATGAAGAGGCCTGGAACTGATCCAGATGTGTAGGCTTCTGCATTGCTGTGTAAGAGGCTTGATTTTTGGGTATTGTGGCTGTCTTCATcctccctggtggctaagatgtACTGTTTATGGCTGGTATTGTAGAGTCTCCACACAAATCATCCATTCATCTTTAAGGTATAAGTGGTTCTAAATGGAAATCTCCTCCAGATAAGGGTGGTGGCTGTAACTGAGGATGAGCTCTTCACCCATCATTAAGGGGTTACAAATGGCTGACACACC encodes:
- the TBC1D13 gene encoding TBC1 domain family member 13; the encoded protein is MSSLHKSRIAEFQDVLGEPKIVLHKLRELCFSGIPFDGGLRCLCWKILLNYLPVEKALWSTLLKKQRELYSQFLKEMIIQPGIAKANFGASREDVTLEDHPLNPNPDSRWNTYFKDNEVLLQIDKDVRRLYPDMAFFQRPTDYPCLLILDPQNEFETLRKRVEQTTLKSQTVARNRSGVTNVSSPLKSSAPNSLSEYEVLPNGCEAHWEVVERILFIYAKLNPGIAYVQGMNEIVGPLYYTFATDPNNDWKEHAEADTFFCFTNLMAEIRDNFIKSLDDSQCGITYKMEKVYSTLKEKDVELYLKLQEQNIKPQFFAFRWLTLLLSQEFLLPDVIRIWDSLFADDNRFDFLLLVCCAMLTLIRDQLLEGDFTLNMRLLQDYPISDVHQILKKAKELQDSK